A window of Castanea sativa cultivar Marrone di Chiusa Pesio chromosome 1, ASM4071231v1 contains these coding sequences:
- the LOC142622161 gene encoding UDP-glycosyltransferase 92A1-like yields MGSKTHEYIVMLPFLAQGHLIPFLALARQIHQRTGFTITIANTPLNIKYLRSTILSHDHDHDLHSNSSSDSNFIHLAELPFCSTQHGLPPNTENTENLSLKDIATLCHASMTLEVPFHSLVRDITDKEGKPPLCIISDVFFGWAVNVANSIGCASINFTTCGAYGTSAYISFWLNLPHRFSESDEFALPGFPDRCQFRTSQLHPFARAADGTDTWSTYMQPLISYSLQSHGWLCNTVEEFEPLGLEILRKYIKLPVWTIGPLLPSAASKKCSDSNIFRQRTGKKHDISPEKCIEWLSLHHPGTVLYISFGSQNTISASQMMELALGLEASGKPFIWVLRPPLGFDIKGEFREEWLPEGFEKRMNESKQGLLVQNWAPQLEILSHESIGAFLSHCGWNSVLESLSQGVPIIGWPMAAEQIYNSKMLVEEMGVCMELTWGVQREIERKEVKRVIDLVMNKNEGQGKEMKKKASEIGERIRAATKDQEEGSSVKALDEFVRTILAKTTLEYHNHKK; encoded by the coding sequence atggggtcTAAAACTCATGAATACATAGTGATGCTACCATTCTTGGCTCAAGGTCATCTCATACCATTCCTAGCACTAGCAAGACAAATCCACCAAAGAACTGGCTTCACCATCACCATAGCCAACACTCCCCTCAATATCAAATACCTTCGCTCAACCATATTATCCCATGATCATGATCATGATCTGCACTCAAACTCTTCATCTGATTCCAATTTCATCCACCTTGCTGAGCTCCCTTTCTGCAGTACCCAACATGGGTTACCCCCAAACACAGAGAACACAGAGAACTTGTCACTCAAAGACATAGCAACTCTTTGTCATGCATCAATGACCCTTGAAGTTCCTTTCCATAGTTTGGTCCGTGATATAACAGACAAAGAGGGTAAGCCTCCTCTTTGTATTATATCAGATGTGTTCTTTGGTTGGGCTGTGAATGTTGCAAACAGCATAGGTTGTGCTAGTATTAATTTCACCACTTGTGGTGCCTATGGCACTTCGGCTTATATCTCTTTCTGGCTGAATCTCCCACATCGTTTTTCTGAATCCGATGAGTTTGCTCTTCCGGGGTTTCCTGATAGATGTCAATTTCGTACCTCACAACTGCACCCATTTGCAAGAGCTGCTGATGGTACGGACACATGGTCTACATATATGCAGCCGCTTATTTCATATTCATTGCAGTCTCATGGATGGTTGTGTAACACAGTTGAGGAATTTGAACCTTTAGGATTGGAAATTCTGAGAAAATACATCAAACTTCCTGTTTGGACTATTGGTCCTCTTCTTCCCTCAGCTGCCTCTAAGAAATGTTCAGACTCCAATATTTTTAGACAGCGTACCGGTAAGAAGCACGATATATCACCTGAAAAATGCATTGAATGGCTCAGTCTTCATCATCCAGGTACAGTTCTTTATATTTCGTTTGGTTCACAGAACACTATCAGTGCCTCTCAAATGATGGAGTTAGCTCTAGGTTTGGAAGCTAGTGGAAAACCTTTCATTTGGGTGCTAAGGCCACCTCTTGGTTTCGACATAAAAGGTGAATTTAGAGAAGAATGGTTGCCAGAAGGGTTTGAAAAGCGAATGAATGAAAGCAAACAAGGGTTGTTGGTTCAAAACTGGGCACCCCAGTTGGAGATTCTGTCACATGAATCAATTGGTGCATTTTTAAGCCACTGTGGCTGGAACTCAGTGTTGGAGAGCTTAAGCCAAGGTGTGCCTATTATAGGGTGGCCTATGGCGGCGGAACAGATTTACAATTCGAAGATGCTGGTGGAAGAGATGGGGGTGTGTATGGAGTTGACATGGGGAGTGCAAAGAGAGATTGAAAGGAAGGAAGTGAAGAGGGTGATAGACTTGGTCATGAACAAGAACGAGGGCCAAGGCaaggagatgaagaagaaggctTCTGAGATTGGAGAGCGAATAAGGGCAGCAACAAAGGATCAAGAGGAGGGGTCTTCTGTCAAAGCATTGGATGAATTTGTAAGAACAATTTTAGCCAAGACGACATTAGAGTAtcataatcataaaaaatag